The Geothrix oryzae DNA window TTCTCGGGCAGCAGCTGGTAGCCCGAGGCGTCGCGACCGGCGGGCCGGGGCAGCTTCCAGAGGGCGGCGAAGTAGTGGTTGCGCTGGTTCTTCTCGTCCTTCTCAATGCCCGCGTCCAGGCCCAGGCGCTCGGCCGAGGGCGGCAGCACCTTGCGCTTGGCCCCCATGAAGCTGAAGAAGGGGTCATGCAGCATCTCGGCCCAGGTCACGGCCTCGACGGACTTCTCCGTGAGCGAGAACACGCGGCCCAGATGCTTCACGGGCTCGTCGGAAGCGGGGTTCGCCACCAGCAGCACGGGCGCGTTCCGGGGCGAGGTCCCCTCCACCCGGAGGGTCAGGCCCTTCTGGGGGACGGCATAGCTCAGCCGGTCGCCGGCGGCGTTCTCGAAGATGACCGTGGTCCCCTCGGCGCCCTTCTCCTCGCGCACCGTCTCGAAGCCCTGGCCCTGGAAGGCGGCCAGCCCGGCGAAGGTGTCGGGGAAGAACTTCGTGCCGTCCTGCAGCCAGACGGCCTGCTTGAGGGCGCCCGTGGCCACCTGCCAGGTGAGGCGGAAGTCCGTGGTGGCCAGGGTGTGCACGGCCGCGGGGTCGGCGGCCGGGGCACCCGCTGCGGCCGCGGCCACGGGGGCCGGAGCCTGCACGGGCGCGACCGGCTGCGCCGGGGCCTTGGGCGCCTCGACCACCGGGGCCTCGGCCCTGGGGACGGGCTTGGCGTACCGGGAGCTGAGCCAGAACTGGCCGGCGAGCAGGATCAGGCTGCCGACCACGAACAGGAGGACATTGCGGTTTTTCATGGGGTGTCCACGGGGGGGAGACGGCGCAGGGCCAGCGCGAGCTGGCCTTCGATATCCCGGAGGGTGAGCCTGTCGAGGGGAGGGGCGAGGCGCGCGGGCCGCACCCAGACGATCCAGGGGCGGCCGGCGATTCGCTCGGAAAGGCCGAGGAAGGCCATCCGCACCTGGCGGCGGAAGCGGTTGCGCTGGACGGCGCGGCCCGTCTTGCGGGGCGAGGTCACGAGAAGCAGGGGCCCGGGTAGACCCAGGTCATCGCCCGAGCCGTCACCGGCGCGGCGCCAGGCCCGGATGTCCAGAAACGCCTCGGGCCCCAGCAGGGGCCGGGGCAGGGGCGTAGGTACCGCGTGGTCCCTTTGGCGGACCGTACGGAATCGGCCCTTGAAGATCACGGGAACGGCGTCAGACCGCCAGGACGTGGCGGCCCTTCGCGCGGCGGCGCTTGAGCACCAGGCGGCCGTTCTTGGTCTTCATGCGGCTCAGGAAGCCGTGGGTCTTCGCGCGGCGGCGATTGTTGGGCTGAAAGGTGCGCTTCATCATTCCACCTCGGGGGTCTCTCCTCCCGGGGAGGAGGACGAACCTTCGAGGGTATCAGCGGTGGTCCCAGGACTCAAGGGCATTTCCATCCTCCCATCCCCCCCGCGGGGTGCTAGATTTGGGATCCTCCCCGCGAGCTTGTCGTG harbors:
- a CDS encoding YidC/Oxa1 family insertase periplasmic-domain containing protein yields the protein MKNRNVLLFVVGSLILLAGQFWLSSRYAKPVPRAEAPVVEAPKAPAQPVAPVQAPAPVAAAAAGAPAADPAAVHTLATTDFRLTWQVATGALKQAVWLQDGTKFFPDTFAGLAAFQGQGFETVREEKGAEGTTVIFENAAGDRLSYAVPQKGLTLRVEGTSPRNAPVLLVANPASDEPVKHLGRVFSLTEKSVEAVTWAEMLHDPFFSFMGAKRKVLPPSAERLGLDAGIEKDEKNQRNHYFAALWKLPRPAGRDASGYQLLPENGHLSAALYLGPKQAETLTAFEKPYTKVIDYGFFGAVAHLLFWILKKVHALVGNWGWAIVIFTVIIRLATWTLNTKQTISMLRMKDFEPHQKAIQAKYEKFGSDMTKKAEMQKELMELYKKNGHNPMGGCLPMLLQMPIFLALWSMLNAVFELRHAPFFGWITDLSAKDPYYIFPVLMGASMFAQQAVTPAVGDPAQRKMMLVLMPAMMTFFFAQSPAGLTIYYFVFNMIGLAQTWWIMRSYKPQAITV
- a CDS encoding ribonuclease P protein component, producing the protein MIFKGRFRTVRQRDHAVPTPLPRPLLGPEAFLDIRAWRRAGDGSGDDLGLPGPLLLVTSPRKTGRAVQRNRFRRQVRMAFLGLSERIAGRPWIVWVRPARLAPPLDRLTLRDIEGQLALALRRLPPVDTP
- the rpmH gene encoding 50S ribosomal protein L34, with the translated sequence MKRTFQPNNRRRAKTHGFLSRMKTKNGRLVLKRRRAKGRHVLAV